One window of the Manihot esculenta cultivar AM560-2 chromosome 14, M.esculenta_v8, whole genome shotgun sequence genome contains the following:
- the LOC110620632 gene encoding LOW QUALITY PROTEIN: probable GTP diphosphokinase CRSH, chloroplastic (The sequence of the model RefSeq protein was modified relative to this genomic sequence to represent the inferred CDS: deleted 2 bases in 1 codon), whose protein sequence is MDAEVISASILAQVFEAGAISIHEVRYRMGTGTAHLLHESLRVKHIPSRIEVLDDDGAAALRKFCLTYYDIRAVILDLALKLDMMRHLDYLPRYQQQMLSLQVMKIHAPLAYAVGTNYLSLELEDLSFRYLFPYSYRYVDTWLHSHETGSKSLIDTYMEELHCSLKADPILADMVEDISIKGRYKSRFSTMKKLLKDGRKPEEVNDVLGLRVILSPRYTENMPEVGEKACYRTREIIQSLWKEMPHRTKDFIPRPKANGYRSLHMAVDVSDNGKSRPLMEIQIRTVEMDLQAVNGMASHSLYKGGLTDPEEAKRLKAIMMAAADLAALRLRDLPSAKGIEIDQRERVFRLFDKNGDGQISIDELMEVMEELGAPGEDAREMMQLLDANSDGSLSSDEFDTFQKQVEFMRALEDRDDEYKTMLNEKLKMAEDSGLIKVYGQELGNKLAN, encoded by the exons ATGGATGCAGAAGTTATTTCGGCTAGTATATTAGCTCAAGTTTTTGAGGCTGGTGCAATATCCATACATGAAGTCAGATATCGCATGGGTACTGGTACTGCTCATTTACTGCATGAAAGTTTGCGTGTGAAGCACATTCCTTCAAGAATTGAAGTTTTAGATGATGATGGTGCTGCTGCTTTAAGGAAGTTCTGCCTTACCTACTATGACATTCGAGCTGTGATTCTGGACTTAGCTCTCAAGCTTGATATGATGAGGCATTTGGATTATCTGCCTAGATATCAGCAGCAAATGCTGTCTCTACAAGTTATGAAGATACATGCCCCCTTGGCTTATGCTGTTGGAACTAACTACTTGTCATTGGAGCTGGAGGATCTCTCATTTCGCTACCTTTTCCCATATTCATACCGCTATGTGGATACATGGCTACACAGCCATGAGACGGGAAGTAAGTCTCTAATTGATACATACATGGAAGAGCTGCATTGTTCGCTTAAAGCGGATCCTATCTTAGCAGACATGGTGGAGGATATCTCCATTAAAGGTCGCTATAAAAGTCGGTTCAGCACAATGAAGAAGCTCTTGAAAGACGGTCGCAAGCCAGAGGAGGTGAATGATGTTCTAGGTTTACGGGTAATTCTGAGTCCCAGATATACAGAAAATATGCCAGAAGTAGGTGAAAAGGCATGCTACAGGACACGTGAAATTATCCAATCTTTGTGGAAAGAAATGCCACACAGAACAAAAGACTTTATTCCCAGGCCCAAAGCCAATGGATATAGGAGCTTACATATGGCAGTTGATGTGAGTGACAATGGCAAGTCTAGACCACTAATGGAAATTCAAATAAGAACTGTAGAGATGGACCTGCAGGCAGTTAATGGAATGGCATCACATTCATTGTACAAGGGTGGTCTTACTGATCCAGAAGAG GCAAAGCGGCTCAAGGCTATAATGATGGCAGCTGCTGATCTTGCAGCATTGCGTCTTAGGGATCTTCCATCTGCTAAAGGGATTGAGATtgatcag agagagagagtatttCGTCTTTTTGACAAGAATGGTGATGGCCAGATCAGCATTGATGAACTTATGGAAGTGATGGAAGAGCTTGGTGCCCCAGGGGAAGATGCTAGGGAGATGATGCAGCTCCTTGATGCAAATAGTGATGGTTCTTTGAGCTCTGATGAATTTGACACATTTCAGAAACAG GTTGAATTCATGCGAGCTTTAGAGGACAGAGATGATGAATACAAGACCATGTTGAATGAGAAACTTAAAATGGCAGAAGATAGTGGCCTGATTAAGGTATATGGCCAAGAGCTTGGCAACAAGCTTGCAAACTAG
- the LOC122721800 gene encoding uncharacterized protein LOC122721800: MGKSSFARALSNSAPTISKAVIDDALMLQNSDNPTMLLVSVQLNGINYRGWSRAMRIALGAKNKLAFVEGKIDAPEDRSEEYEKWRRCDYMVTSWILNSISKDLIGSFLYATTAREFKLKQLWDELANIVSLPLCICGSEKLATEIHNADHLMQFLMGLNDTFDQVHPLPTVNKAFSIVLRVESQKKVQSNLTEHGKVAALAIRSQGSRRDYKKYDIRKGHCDYCNLDGHTRAGCFKLIGYLEWFKSKNKQFNNPGTFKPRYTAHISHTQGHSVESTSETPLASAGPIASNELSKIEEVNTKLELLRQEMTILVKGKTVASINTVSSHPAYCHNPTNYTGNRFSSFSPTDCSGSSSFNSFTHKISSVFACCAMVTGSEAWIIDTGASDHITPYKNHMKSMCSVTAPITIYLPNSSSTQVTHIGNVALNTHMKLIDVLLVPDFNMNLL; this comes from the exons ATGGGAAAAAGTAGTTTTGCTAGGGCACTGAGCAATTCGGCTCCGACAATCTCCAAGGCAGTCATAGATGATGCCTTGATGCTGCAAAACTCAGATAATCCGACGATGCTTCTCGTCTCTGTTCAATTAAATGGAATCAATTACCGAGGATGGAGTAGGGCGATGAGGATCGCTCTCGGTGCGAAGAACAAGCTTGCATTCGTGGAAGGGAAAATTGACGCGCCTGAGGACAGATCTGAAGAATACGAGAAATGGAGACGATGTGACTATATGGTGACATCGTGGATCCTCAATTCCATTTCGAAGGACCTCATCGGAAGCTTCCTCTATGCCACCACCGCCCGAGAATT CAAATTGAAGCAACTGTGGGATGAATTGGCAAACATTGTCTCTCTCCCTCTATGCATCTGCGGATCAGAGAAGCTTGCAACAGAGATTCACAATGCGGACCATCTCATGCAATTTCTGATGGGGCTCAACGATACCTTTGATCAAGTTCATCCATTACCAACGGTGAACAAAGCTTTTTCGATAGTTCTACGGGTAGAGTCTCAAAAAAAAGTTCAATCCAACCTCACAGAACATGGTAAGGTAGCTGCTTTGGCCATCCGATCTCAAGGCAGCAGACGAGACTACAAGAAATACGACATAAGGAAGGGCCATTGTGACTACTGTAATTTGGATGGACATACACGAGCTGGATGCTTCAAATTGATCGGATATCTGGAGTGGTTTAAGAGCAAAAACAAGCAATTCAACAATCCAGGGACGTTCAAGCCAAGATACACTGCTCACATCTCACATACTCAAGGTCACAGTGTAGAATCTACCTCAGAAACACCGTTGGCAAGTGCTGGACCGATCGCCTCCAATGAATTAAGCAAGATAGAAGAAGTCAATACAAAGCTGGAGCTACTGCGACAGGAGATGACCATATTGGTTAAAGGGAAAACGGTTGCCTCAATAAACACAGTTAGTTCGCATCCAGCCTACTGTCACAATCCGACCAACTATACTGGTAACAGATTCAGCTCTTTCAGTCCGACTGATTGTTCTGGTagtagctctttcaactctttcactcATAAAATTTCTTCAGTATTCGCTTGTTGTGCTATGGTAACTGGATCAGAAGCATGGATAATTGATACTGGTGCATCGGATCATATCACACCATATAAGAATCATATGAAATCTATGTGTTCTGTTACTGCTCCAATAACTATATATTTGCCGAATAGCTCTTCCACACAAGTCACACACATTGGAAATGTTGCATTAAACACACATATGAAGTTAATTGATGTCCTCCTTGTTCCTGATTTTAATATGAatcttctgtaa
- the LOC110619948 gene encoding ABA-inducible protein PHV A1, translated as MASRVLISLVLVMLLTLVIGCNSSGNADHLPVTSDESEDLEVKGKAQEATEETQEAAEKAKEKSESWTGWAKGKFSETIGRKHDQVKKASDEVADSAQKAKEEAHEKAGDVKDAASTAKEKISKMTNAAKEKLDATVGAAKEKASEAAAGAKEKAHEAKEGAAEKAEELKNKARETSDAAQEKASQKAEEAKERAAENAESAKEAAKEMGKKVREKQAETEEHVERAKDEIKEGLDTAKQKAGENLESAKKKAQELKSNEGGKAADEEL; from the exons ATGGCTTCTAGGGTTTTGATTTCGTTGGTGCTTGTGATGCTATTAACGCTTGTTATCGGTTGTAATAGCTCCGGTAACGCCGACCATCTTCCCGTGACAAGCGACGAGAGTGAGGACTTAGAAGTGAAGGGAAAGGCGCAAGAAGCAACAGAGGAGACGCAAGAAGCAGCAGAAAAGGCGAAAGAAAAATCGGAGTCGTGGACTGGATGGGCTAAAGGAAAATTCTCCGAGACAATTGGACGAAAACATGATCAAGTTAAGAAAGCTTCTGATGAAGTCGCCGACTCTGCTCAGAAAGCCAAAGAGGAGGCACATG aaaaagctggagaCGTGAAGGATGCTGCGAGTACGGCAAAGGAGAAGATCAGTAAAATGACGAATGCAGCTAAGGAAAAGCTTGATGCTACAGTTGGTGCAGCTAAAGAGAAGGCTAGTGAAGCTGCAGCAGGAGCAAAAGAAAAGGCTCACGAGGCAAAGGAAGGAGCGGCAGAGAAAGCGGAGGAGTTAAAGAACAAGGCTAGAGAGACAAGTGATGCGGCCCAGGAAAAGGCTTCCCAGAAGGCGGAGGAGGCGAAGGAGCGGGCAGCCGAGAATGCTGAAAGTGCAAAAGAGGCGGCGAAGGAAATGGGGAAGAAGGTAAGGGAAAAGCAAGCGGAAACAGAGGAGCATGTAGAGAGGGCCAAAGACGAGATCAAGGAGGGGCTTGATACAGCCAAACAAAAAGCTGGGGAGAACTTAGAATCTGCGAAGAAGAAAGCGCAGGAGCTCAAGTCTAATGAAGGTGGCAAGGCGGCAGATGAAGAGCTTTGA